One Streptococcus sp. DTU_2020_1001019_1_SI_AUS_MUR_006 DNA window includes the following coding sequences:
- a CDS encoding flippase, translated as MKILKNYAYNLSYQLLVIILPIITTPYVTRVFSSDDLGTYGYFNSIVTYFILLATLGVANYGTKVISGNRKEIGKNFWGIYSLQLGATFLSLSLYVVLCLTLPFMQNPVAYILGLSLVSKGLDISWLFQGLEDFRKITVRNITVKLVGVTSIFLFVKSANDLYLYVFLLTIFELLGQLSMWLPAREFIGRPHFDIDYARHHLKPIILLFLPQVAISLYVTLDRTMLGALASTKDVGIYDQALKLVNILLTLVTSLGSVMLPRVSHLLATGDSKAVNKMHEMSFLIYNLVIFPIMAGMLIVNDDFVQFFLGQDFQDARYAIAIMIFRMFFIGWTNIMGIQILIPHNQNKEFMISTTAPAIISVGLNLLFLPKLGYIGAAIVSVLTEALVWAIQLYFTRGHLKEVPIIGSMAKIVLASAIMYGLLLGSKTVIHFSPTLNVIIFAVLGGIIYLFAILSLKVINVKELKQLIRKN; from the coding sequence ATGAAAATCTTAAAAAATTACGCCTACAATCTTTCTTATCAATTGTTGGTGATTATTCTCCCGATTATTACGACTCCCTATGTAACACGGGTTTTTTCATCGGATGATCTAGGGACTTATGGTTATTTTAACTCCATTGTTACTTATTTTATCCTCTTAGCGACTTTAGGGGTTGCCAACTATGGGACCAAGGTCATTTCGGGGAATCGCAAGGAAATTGGAAAAAACTTTTGGGGAATCTATTCTCTGCAATTAGGTGCAACATTTCTTTCTTTATCATTGTATGTTGTTCTTTGTTTGACACTTCCCTTTATGCAAAATCCAGTTGCCTATATTCTAGGATTGAGTTTGGTTTCTAAAGGCTTAGATATTTCTTGGTTGTTTCAAGGTTTAGAGGATTTTCGAAAGATTACAGTTCGAAATATCACTGTTAAACTAGTTGGAGTCACCTCCATCTTCCTGTTTGTCAAGTCTGCAAATGATCTTTATCTCTATGTCTTTTTGCTAACCATTTTTGAACTCTTGGGGCAACTCAGTATGTGGTTACCAGCTCGAGAGTTTATAGGTAGACCTCATTTTGATATAGATTATGCTAGGCATCATTTGAAACCTATCATATTATTATTCCTTCCCCAAGTGGCTATTTCTTTGTACGTGACGCTAGATCGTACTATGCTTGGAGCATTGGCTTCTACAAAAGATGTAGGGATCTATGATCAGGCTTTAAAATTAGTAAATATTCTTCTGACCTTAGTAACATCTCTGGGAAGTGTTATGTTGCCACGTGTTTCGCATCTATTAGCGACAGGTGACAGCAAAGCAGTCAATAAGATGCATGAAATGTCCTTCCTCATTTATAATTTAGTCATTTTTCCAATAATGGCGGGGATGTTAATTGTAAATGATGATTTTGTTCAATTTTTCCTTGGTCAAGATTTTCAAGATGCACGTTATGCCATTGCTATTATGATCTTCCGTATGTTCTTCATCGGTTGGACTAATATAATGGGAATTCAGATACTGATACCTCATAACCAAAATAAAGAATTCATGATTTCAACAACGGCTCCCGCAATAATCAGTGTAGGCTTGAACTTGCTATTCCTTCCTAAACTTGGCTATATCGGAGCAGCTATTGTTTCTGTTTTAACAGAAGCGTTAGTGTGGGCAATTCAATTGTACTTTACCCGCGGACATCTAAAAGAAGTTCCTATTATTGGATCAATGGCAAAAATTGTACTCGCATCGGCTATCATGTATGGCCTTTTGTTAGGTTCAAAAACAGTTATTCATTTTTCACCAACCTTAAATGTTATAATATTTGCAGTTCTTGGTGGAATCATCTATCTTTTTGCAATTTTATCTCTGAAAGTGATAAATGTGAAAGAACTAAAACAACTTATTAGGAAAAACTAG
- a CDS encoding YggT family protein, with protein MIFLVRFIQNATDIYSMILVAFALLSWFPTAYETRAGRLLTNLVKPILQPLRRLPLSIGGLDFSVWVAVILVHLVGNYLIRFLYILA; from the coding sequence ATGATATTTCTAGTTCGCTTTATTCAAAACGCTACAGATATCTATTCTATGATACTTGTAGCGTTTGCTCTCTTATCCTGGTTTCCAACTGCCTATGAGACTAGAGCAGGTCGTTTGTTGACTAATTTAGTCAAACCGATTCTTCAACCCCTGAGACGTTTGCCACTAAGTATTGGTGGTTTAGATTTTTCAGTCTGGGTGGCTGTCATCTTGGTTCATCTTGTTGGAAACTATCTCATTCGTTTTCTTTATATACTAGCATGA
- a CDS encoding DivIVA domain-containing protein: MPITSLEIKDKSFSTKFRGFDPEEVDEFLDIVVRDYETLVRSNHDKEQQIRNLEERLSYFDEMKDSLSQSVLIAQDTAERVKQAATERSHNIIHHAEQESQRLLDEAKYKANEILRQATDNAKKVAIETEELKNKSRVFHQRLKSTIESQLAIVDSSDWEEILRPTATYLQTSDEVFKEVVREALGENISAFHEEESNDLTRQFSPEEVAELQARIEATNRELMEAQDESTLSDLSSLVNNEMSSESKEDSE, encoded by the coding sequence ATGCCAATTACATCGTTAGAGATTAAGGATAAAAGCTTTAGTACTAAGTTTAGAGGTTTTGATCCTGAAGAAGTTGATGAATTTCTCGATATTGTAGTTCGAGACTATGAAACATTGGTTCGAAGTAACCATGATAAAGAGCAACAAATTAGAAATTTAGAAGAGCGTTTGTCTTATTTTGATGAGATGAAAGATTCATTGAGTCAGTCTGTTTTAATTGCTCAAGATACTGCTGAGCGAGTTAAACAAGCAGCTACTGAACGCTCTCATAATATCATTCATCATGCTGAACAGGAATCACAACGTTTGCTTGATGAAGCTAAGTACAAGGCAAATGAAATTTTACGTCAAGCAACTGATAATGCTAAGAAGGTTGCGATTGAGACAGAAGAACTGAAGAATAAGAGTCGCGTCTTCCATCAACGCTTGAAATCTACAATTGAAAGTCAATTGGCCATCGTTGATTCATCTGATTGGGAAGAAATTTTACGTCCAACAGCAACTTATTTACAAACTAGTGATGAAGTCTTTAAAGAGGTGGTTAGAGAGGCTTTGGGGGAAAATATTTCAGCATTTCATGAGGAGGAATCCAATGATTTGACTCGTCAGTTTTCACCTGAAGAGGTTGCTGAGCTCCAAGCACGTATAGAAGCAACTAATCGTGAATTGATGGAAGCACAGGATGAATCAACTTTATCTGACTTATCTTCGTTAGTAAATAATGAAATGAGTTCTGAGTCTAAAGAGGATTCAGAATAA
- a CDS encoding RNA-binding protein, translated as MRKDIYQHFSVEDIPFIDKGLEWLRQVEEHYAPILTPFINPHQVFILKTLGNHQGIKVFSSNDFIASEYSRVLLAPDYFIPTLTDFEMDLLEIVYSSKFDQLTHSKILGTVLNRLGIDRKLFGDILVTENRAQIIVDQKFTSLFQDGIQKIARLPVKLEVKSFEELVEAESDYQEKEVLVPSMRLDAFLSNVLKLSRSQTAELLERKYVQVNYHLVEKSDYQVKIGDLVSVRRFGRISVLRENGQTKRDKKKLTIQLLLSK; from the coding sequence ATGAGAAAAGATATCTATCAGCATTTTTCAGTCGAGGATATACCTTTTATTGATAAAGGTTTGGAGTGGCTCAGGCAGGTTGAGGAGCACTACGCTCCCATCTTAACTCCCTTTATCAACCCTCATCAGGTCTTTATTTTAAAGACATTGGGCAATCATCAAGGAATTAAAGTTTTTTCTAGCAATGATTTTATAGCTAGCGAGTATAGTCGTGTACTACTTGCACCAGATTATTTCATACCGACTTTGACGGATTTTGAAATGGACTTGCTTGAGATTGTTTATTCTAGCAAGTTTGACCAATTGACTCATTCCAAGATTTTAGGAACTGTTCTGAATCGTCTGGGAATCGATCGCAAGTTATTTGGTGATATATTGGTAACAGAAAATAGAGCTCAAATCATTGTGGACCAAAAATTCACTTCTCTCTTTCAAGATGGGATTCAAAAGATTGCTCGATTACCTGTCAAACTTGAAGTCAAATCCTTTGAAGAATTGGTAGAAGCCGAGAGTGATTATCAGGAAAAGGAAGTTTTAGTTCCGAGTATGCGCTTGGATGCTTTCTTGTCAAATGTTCTGAAATTGTCTCGCTCTCAGACAGCTGAGTTATTAGAAAGAAAATATGTTCAGGTAAATTACCATCTGGTTGAAAAATCTGATTATCAAGTTAAGATTGGTGATTTAGTAAGTGTCAGACGTTTTGGAAGAATTAGTGTTCTGAGAGAAAATGGTCAGACAAAAAGGGATAAGAAGAAATTGACAATACAATTATTATTAAGTAAGTGA
- a CDS encoding cell division protein SepF, with protein sequence MSLKNKFEKFIDYFTEDGEEVAPNVAELKPEKTLTSVSAPMEELPQAQQLPQPSQVNSKEKNITRLHARQQELAMKSHRSTEKVTIDVRYPRRYEDATDIVDLLAGNESILIDFQYMTEVQARRCLDYLDGARHVLAGELRKVANTMYLLTPVGVVVNIEDIRLPEGTHGEEFDFDMKRKRVR encoded by the coding sequence ATGTCACTAAAAAATAAATTTGAAAAGTTTATAGATTATTTCACTGAAGATGGAGAAGAAGTGGCACCAAACGTTGCTGAATTAAAGCCTGAAAAAACGCTAACATCAGTTTCTGCCCCCATGGAAGAACTTCCACAAGCTCAACAACTTCCTCAGCCTTCACAAGTGAATTCAAAGGAAAAAAATATTACGCGCCTTCATGCTCGTCAGCAAGAATTAGCGATGAAGAGTCATCGTAGTACAGAAAAGGTAACCATTGATGTTCGTTATCCTCGTCGCTACGAAGATGCAACGGATATCGTTGATTTACTAGCAGGCAATGAAAGTATTTTAATCGATTTCCAATACATGACTGAAGTACAAGCGCGTCGTTGTCTAGACTATTTAGATGGAGCTCGTCATGTACTTGCTGGTGAATTAAGAAAGGTTGCAAATACCATGTACCTTTTGACACCAGTAGGAGTTGTGGTTAACATTGAAGATATTCGTTTACCTGAGGGAACTCATGGTGAAGAGTTTGATTTCGATATGAAGAGAAAACGAGTGAGATAA
- the ftsZ gene encoding cell division protein FtsZ: MTFSFDTAAAQGAVIKVIGVGGGGGNAINRMVDEGVSGVEFIAANTDVQALSSTKAETVIQLGPKLTRGLGAGGQPEVGRKAAEESEEVLTEAISGADMVFITAGMGGGSGTGAAPVIARIAKSLGALTVGVVTRPFGFEGSKRGQFAIEGINELREHVDTLLIISNNNLLEIVDKKTPLLEALSEADNVLRQGVQGITDLITNPGLINLDFADVKTVMANKGNALMGIGIGSGEERVVEAARKAIYSPLLETTIDGAEDVIVNVTGGLDLTLIEAEEASEIVNQAAGHGVNIWLGTSIDETMKDEIRVTVVATGVRQDKVEKVVTPQPRQATHREPARTSHAQTFDRNFDMADTAEIPTPSYRRQEAPKTSAFGDWDLRRDAIVRQGEPVVSPVERFEVPAATDEDELETPPFFKNH; the protein is encoded by the coding sequence ATGACATTTTCATTTGATACAGCAGCAGCACAAGGTGCAGTAATTAAAGTAATCGGTGTCGGCGGTGGTGGTGGAAATGCCATCAACCGTATGGTTGACGAAGGCGTTTCTGGCGTTGAATTTATCGCAGCCAACACAGATGTACAAGCTTTGAGCAGTACAAAAGCTGAGACAGTTATCCAGCTCGGCCCTAAATTGACTCGTGGACTTGGTGCAGGAGGTCAACCTGAAGTTGGTCGTAAAGCTGCAGAAGAAAGCGAAGAAGTATTGACAGAAGCGATCAGCGGTGCTGATATGGTCTTCATCACTGCTGGTATGGGTGGTGGTTCTGGTACAGGTGCTGCACCAGTTATCGCTCGTATTGCAAAAAGTCTTGGTGCTTTAACAGTCGGTGTTGTTACTCGCCCATTTGGTTTTGAAGGAAGCAAACGTGGACAATTTGCTATCGAAGGGATTAACGAACTTCGTGAGCATGTTGATACACTCTTGATTATCTCAAACAACAACTTGCTAGAAATCGTTGACAAGAAGACTCCACTTCTTGAAGCATTGAGTGAAGCAGATAACGTTCTTCGTCAAGGTGTGCAAGGGATTACAGATTTGATTACAAATCCTGGCTTGATCAACTTGGACTTTGCAGACGTTAAAACTGTTATGGCCAATAAAGGTAATGCCCTTATGGGGATTGGTATCGGTAGCGGTGAAGAACGTGTTGTAGAAGCTGCTCGTAAAGCAATCTACTCACCACTTCTTGAAACAACTATCGATGGAGCTGAGGATGTTATTGTCAACGTAACTGGTGGTTTGGACTTGACTTTGATTGAAGCTGAAGAAGCATCAGAAATTGTTAACCAAGCAGCTGGTCATGGCGTTAACATCTGGCTTGGAACATCTATTGATGAGACAATGAAAGACGAAATCCGCGTGACGGTTGTTGCGACAGGAGTACGTCAGGATAAAGTTGAGAAAGTTGTAACTCCTCAACCGCGCCAAGCAACACACCGTGAACCTGCTCGAACTAGTCATGCGCAGACTTTTGATCGTAATTTTGATATGGCTGATACAGCAGAAATTCCAACTCCAAGTTATCGCCGTCAAGAAGCTCCAAAGACATCAGCTTTTGGTGACTGGGACTTGAGACGCGATGCCATCGTTCGTCAAGGAGAGCCAGTTGTTTCTCCAGTGGAACGTTTTGAAGTTCCAGCAGCTACGGATGAAGATGAGTTGGAAACACCACCATTCTTTAAAAATCATTAA
- the ftsA gene encoding cell division protein FtsA — MTRNGFFTGLDIGTSSIKVLVAELVNGEVNVIGVSNAKSKGVKDGIIVDIEAAATAIKSAISQAEEKAGISIKSVNVGLPANLLQVEPTQGMIPVTSDTREITDQDVENVVKSALTKSMTPDREVITFIPEEFVVDGFQGIRDPRGMMGVRLEMRGLLYTGPRTILHNLRKTVERVGIQVDNVIISPLAMVHSVLNEGEREFGATVIDMGGGQTTVATIRNQELQYTNVNQEGGDYVTKDISKVLKTSKKIAEGLKLNYGEAYPPLASKETFQVEVIGEVEPVEVTEEYLAEIISARLKHIFEQIKQDLERRHLLDLPGGIALIGGNALLPGVVELAQEVFGVRVKLFVPNQVGIRNPAFAHVISLSEFAGSLTEVNVLAQRAIRGENALSHQPLDFRSSAQPVSPVSPRPVFNTVTTPEPETNQSVEPVAPLQSEEKSKGKLTDRFRSLIGSMFDE; from the coding sequence ATGACTAGGAATGGTTTTTTTACAGGCTTAGATATCGGAACTAGCTCTATTAAAGTGTTGGTTGCAGAGCTTGTAAATGGTGAAGTAAATGTAATTGGCGTAAGTAATGCCAAAAGTAAAGGTGTCAAAGATGGGATTATCGTTGACATCGAAGCAGCAGCGACTGCTATTAAGTCTGCAATTTCTCAAGCAGAAGAAAAAGCAGGAATTTCAATCAAGTCTGTAAACGTTGGTTTGCCAGCTAATTTGCTACAAGTTGAGCCAACTCAGGGCATGATTCCGGTGACATCAGATACAAGAGAAATTACAGATCAAGATGTTGAAAATGTAGTTAAATCAGCTTTGACTAAAAGTATGACTCCAGACCGTGAAGTTATCACCTTTATTCCAGAGGAATTTGTCGTAGATGGATTCCAAGGAATTCGTGATCCTCGCGGAATGATGGGTGTGCGTTTGGAAATGCGCGGTCTCTTGTACACTGGCCCACGTACGATTCTCCATAATCTTCGTAAAACTGTAGAGCGTGTAGGCATTCAAGTTGATAACGTGATTATTTCACCTCTTGCAATGGTTCACTCTGTCTTGAATGAAGGTGAACGTGAGTTTGGTGCGACTGTTATCGACATGGGTGGTGGCCAAACGACGGTTGCCACTATTCGCAATCAAGAACTTCAATATACAAATGTTAACCAAGAGGGTGGCGATTATGTCACAAAAGACATTTCAAAAGTTCTTAAGACTTCTAAGAAAATTGCAGAAGGTCTAAAATTGAACTATGGTGAAGCTTATCCACCGCTAGCAAGCAAAGAAACTTTCCAAGTTGAAGTGATCGGTGAAGTTGAACCAGTTGAAGTGACCGAAGAATACTTGGCTGAGATTATTTCGGCAAGACTTAAGCACATTTTTGAGCAAATTAAGCAAGATTTGGAAAGACGTCACCTATTAGACTTGCCAGGAGGTATTGCTTTGATTGGTGGAAATGCCCTCCTTCCAGGCGTCGTTGAATTGGCCCAAGAAGTATTTGGAGTCCGTGTTAAGTTATTCGTACCAAATCAAGTTGGGATTCGTAATCCTGCTTTTGCCCATGTCATTAGCTTGTCAGAATTCGCTGGAAGCCTTACTGAAGTGAATGTTCTAGCTCAGCGAGCAATTCGAGGGGAAAATGCTTTAAGCCACCAGCCACTTGACTTTAGAAGTTCAGCTCAACCTGTTTCACCTGTTTCTCCACGACCAGTATTTAATACAGTGACAACACCTGAGCCTGAAACAAACCAATCTGTTGAACCAGTAGCTCCTCTTCAATCGGAAGAAAAGAGCAAAGGTAAATTAACAGATCGTTTCCGTAGCTTGATTGGAAGCATGTTTGACGAATAA
- a CDS encoding YggS family pyridoxal phosphate-dependent enzyme yields MNLKENTNLVFQQISNAVQEAGRENDSVSVIAVTKYVDVETASALVSQGVQHIGENRVDKFLDKYHALSDKNLTWHLIGTLQRRKVKEVISYVDYFHALDSLKLAQEIQKRADHKIKCFLQVNISKEESKHGFSKEELLALLPELSELDQIEYVGLMTMAPFEATSQELLEIFKETQELQKNIQEKHLPNMPMTELSMGMSRDFKEAIQCGSTFVRIGTAFFK; encoded by the coding sequence ATGAATTTAAAAGAAAATACGAACCTTGTTTTTCAACAGATATCGAATGCAGTTCAGGAAGCTGGTCGTGAAAACGACTCGGTTTCTGTGATTGCGGTGACCAAATATGTAGATGTTGAAACAGCCTCAGCTTTGGTTTCGCAAGGGGTGCAACACATTGGTGAGAACCGTGTTGATAAATTTCTTGACAAGTATCATGCTCTAAGTGATAAGAATCTTACCTGGCATTTGATTGGAACCTTACAGAGACGTAAAGTCAAGGAAGTGATTTCTTATGTGGATTATTTTCATGCCTTAGATTCCTTAAAGCTAGCTCAGGAAATTCAAAAACGAGCAGACCACAAGATTAAGTGCTTTTTGCAAGTAAATATTTCTAAGGAAGAGAGCAAGCACGGTTTTTCGAAAGAAGAATTGTTAGCCCTCTTACCAGAACTTTCAGAATTAGACCAGATTGAGTATGTGGGACTGATGACCATGGCTCCATTTGAAGCAACTAGTCAAGAGTTACTAGAGATATTTAAAGAAACGCAAGAATTGCAAAAAAACATTCAAGAAAAACATCTCCCCAATATGCCGATGACAGAACTCAGTATGGGTATGAGTCGAGACTTCAAAGAAGCGATTCAATGTGGTTCAACTTTCGTTCGAATCGGCACAGCATTTTTTAAGTAG
- the glf gene encoding UDP-galactopyranose mutase: protein MYDYLIVGAGLSGAIFAHEATKRGKKVKVIDKRDHIGGNIYCENVEGINVHKYGAHIFHTSNKKVWDYVNQFAEFNNYINSPVANYKDSLYNLPFNMNTFYAMWGTKTPQEVKDKIAEQTADMKDVEPKNLEEQAIKLIGPDIYEKLIKGYTEKQWGRSATDLPPFIIKRLPVRLTFDNNYFNDRYQGIPIGGYNVIIENMLGDVEVELGVDFFANREELEASAEKVVFTGMIDQYFDYKHGELEYRSLRFEHEVLDEENHQGNAVVNYTEREIPFTRIIEHKHFEYGTQPKTVITREYPADWKRGDEPYYPINDDKNNAIFAKYQEEAAKNDKVIFCGRLADYKYYDMHVVIERALSVVTDEFGY, encoded by the coding sequence ATGTACGATTATCTTATCGTTGGTGCAGGTTTGTCAGGGGCAATCTTTGCACACGAAGCCACAAAACGTGGCAAAAAAGTAAAAGTGATTGACAAGCGTGATCACATTGGTGGAAACATCTATTGTGAAAATGTTGAAGGTATCAACGTTCACAAGTACGGTGCTCACATTTTCCATACTTCAAACAAAAAAGTTTGGGACTATGTCAACCAGTTTGCTGAGTTTAATAACTATATCAACTCACCAGTAGCCAACTACAAGGACAGTCTATACAATCTTCCCTTTAATATGAATACATTCTACGCTATGTGGGGAACCAAGACTCCGCAAGAAGTTAAGGATAAGATTGCCGAGCAAACGGCTGACATGAAAGATGTTGAGCCTAAAAACCTTGAAGAACAAGCTATCAAGTTGATTGGTCCAGATATCTACGAAAAGTTGATCAAGGGATACACTGAAAAACAATGGGGCCGTTCTGCAACAGACCTTCCGCCATTTATCATCAAACGTCTTCCAGTTCGATTGACTTTTGATAATAACTACTTTAATGACCGTTACCAAGGAATTCCAATCGGTGGGTACAACGTCATCATTGAAAACATGCTAGGTGATGTAGAAGTAGAACTTGGTGTTGACTTCTTTGCTAATCGTGAAGAACTTGAAGCTTCAGCTGAAAAAGTTGTCTTTACAGGAATGATTGACCAGTACTTTGATTACAAACATGGTGAGTTGGAGTATCGCAGTCTTCGCTTTGAACATGAAGTCTTGGATGAGGAAAACCATCAAGGAAATGCAGTGGTCAACTACACAGAGCGTGAGATTCCTTTTACTCGTATCATTGAGCATAAGCACTTCGAGTATGGTACACAACCGAAGACAGTCATTACTCGCGAATACCCAGCAGATTGGAAACGTGGGGATGAGCCATACTATCCGATTAATGACGACAAAAATAATGCTATATTTGCTAAGTACCAAGAAGAAGCAGCCAAAAATGATAAGGTTATCTTTTGTGGGCGTCTAGCAGACTATAAATACTACGACATGCATGTGGTTATTGAACGTGCACTTAGTGTAGTAACGGATGAGTTTGGTTACTGA
- a CDS encoding acyltransferase has product MRKIRNINLDLIKVLACVGVVLLHTTMGGFKETGSWNLLAYLYYLGTYSIPLFLMVNGYLLLRKREITYPYILQKVKWILITVSSWTFIVWFFKRDFTTNPIKKVVGSLLQKGYFFQFWFFGALILIYLCLPILKKFLNSKRRYLYILSLLVAIGLIFELSNILLQMPIQTYVVQTFRLWTWFFYYILGGFIAQFNVCSLKSKFKNWMKIISLLLFLISPIILFFLAKTIYHNLFAEYFYDILFVKIVTLGIFLTVFTLDLNGDKSKWIVSLSNQTMGVFIVHTYVMKMWEKLFGFSFVGAYLLFSIFTLCVSFIVIRMLMKVPYLNRIIKL; this is encoded by the coding sequence ATGAGAAAAATTCGAAATATCAACCTAGATTTAATAAAAGTACTTGCCTGTGTTGGAGTTGTTTTACTTCATACAACAATGGGCGGATTTAAAGAGACTGGCTCATGGAATCTTTTGGCATATTTATATTATTTAGGTACCTACTCTATTCCCCTATTTTTAATGGTTAATGGTTATTTATTGTTAAGAAAGAGAGAGATAACTTATCCCTACATACTCCAGAAAGTAAAATGGATTCTAATAACAGTGTCATCATGGACATTTATCGTATGGTTTTTTAAGCGGGATTTCACAACTAATCCAATCAAAAAAGTTGTAGGTTCTTTGCTACAAAAAGGTTATTTCTTTCAGTTTTGGTTTTTCGGCGCACTAATACTTATCTATTTATGTTTGCCGATTTTGAAAAAATTTCTAAATTCAAAAAGAAGATATTTATACATTTTATCTTTATTGGTCGCTATTGGATTGATTTTTGAGTTATCAAATATTCTACTTCAAATGCCAATACAAACATATGTTGTACAAACTTTCAGATTATGGACCTGGTTTTTCTATTATATTTTAGGTGGTTTTATAGCGCAATTTAATGTGTGTAGTCTCAAATCAAAGTTTAAGAATTGGATGAAAATAATTAGCCTACTTTTGTTTTTGATTTCACCGATAATATTGTTTTTCCTAGCGAAAACTATTTATCATAATCTTTTTGCTGAATATTTTTATGATATTCTATTTGTAAAGATTGTAACTTTAGGTATCTTCTTGACAGTATTCACACTTGATTTGAATGGAGATAAGAGTAAATGGATTGTTTCTCTTTCTAATCAAACTATGGGGGTTTTCATAGTACACACTTATGTTATGAAGATGTGGGAAAAACTATTTGGTTTTAGTTTTGTAGGGGCATACTTACTATTTTCTATATTTACATTGTGTGTAAGTTTCATTGTTATTAGAATGTTAATGAAAGTTCCTTATCTTAATCGAATCATTAAATTATAA